The genomic DNA GGCCAGCCATTCTGAAACAAATTGTGCAAGGGCGAATATCGGAGGGTTGACCTGGTAAAAGAGCGGTGATATGCCATAAAGAGATTCTCCGTTCGCCTGGGGGGATATGAGGAGCGTGGTATCTGATTTTCCGGTTTCCCGTGCCATCGGAAGGGTCAGGGTAGTTGTATAGGATCCGATAACCACAGGAATAGAATCGGTCTGCATCTCCTTGAAAAGAGTCAATGCTCTGTCCGGGTCTCCGGTATCATCAGCAACCTGGAGATCTACCTGATATCTGCATGTTTCGTCAGCGTTTATCTCATCTGCTGCAACCTGAATACCCTGAAGAAGATGAGAACCGGCCACACTATCATCGCCGCTCAATGGAAGAATGACTCCGATAGTAATTTTTGCCTTCTCTGGTTCAAGAGCAGAAACCGGAACAATGCAGCAAAGCAGGATGAGCATAAGAAAGCCGGCAACGGAAATATGCCTGCAATTAATATTGATATCTAAAATACAGGATTGCTTCATTCCGGTTGTTCCACATTGGATGTTTGCATGAATTTTATTTTGTTTATTCGGATGCATCGTATGTTCCTCCAAAGAAGAGAGTTAAAGGTAAGTCAATTGACTCACACCCCCTGGATATCGTCGGATGGGATGATCTGACATTATAATAAACATTCTGGTACAAATGTCTGATCGATCCGTCAAATTCGGGCTCTCTCAAAATTGTAATCAACCGGGAGGTAAATTCGTCTGAAAGCCAGTTTGAGAGTTCTGAGTCATAAGTTGCAGCCTTTGATGTCTCATCCGGTGCAGCAGCAGTTATTATGACCACTCCGGGAGTGGTAATCTCTGATGCAATAACTCCGGAAAAACATGACTCAAGGACTAAAAGCAGCTGTCCAAACCTCCCTGACTCTTTCATTTCTGTCAGGGCATCGGCGAGTTCTTTCGGTGAGATATATTTACTCCCATCTCCGACGACAATATCTCCTCCCGGTTGTCCATGAGAGGATAGGTAGATAAGAACGGTAGAGTTTTCGTCGGATTTGAGCAAAGGGTCTCCGGCCTGTGAGCCCTTTCCGGTAAGGATGTCAAGGAACATGCCTTTATTCACCAGCTCTCCCGTAAGGTCAGGAATTGCATCCTTTCGAACTTCCTCAACAGATGGAGTATGATACACCTCCCCGGGCTTTTTGTTTCTTGTATCGGTCGGAATGTCATCATATACGAGCAGGGTAATATGATCATCAGGCACTCCCTGGTCCCGGATATACTGGTACATGGTCAGGGCATCTGCCTGATGCCGGTAATTCTCCCAGTTATGGGATAGGCTTCCGATAACTGCCCAGAATTCACCGGGTGGATGAGGGGTTGGATCAGGAGCCGGATCTGGAGATTCATTCAATCCGAGGAGTAGTCCGACATCAGACTTTGTTGTTCTCGTGTAAGCAATCGGATCTTCACGGACCATTCCCTCCTGTATCTGATAGGTTTCGTACCAGGGAATCAACCGGTCTGTACCTTCTTCCCTGAAGGTAAGAGGGCCGGTTGCTCCGGTGAGGATCGGTATATCCCCTGCAAGAATCTCATCCAATGCTGCCTGAATACCCTGCACTGTTCGTGGAATTGAATCTCCCGTCCCTTTTGTCAGGACGGTCATAGCAGCAGTCTTTGGGGATATATCCGGAAAAGCCATAAACCGTGCCATAACCTGTGCACCGGCAAGAACCGCATCATAGGCCTCTGGGACATATCCGGAGGTGTCGCCATGTGCGATTGCCTGATACTCTTCAGAAAATTGTAAATCCCAAGGCTTTTGCATAAGGATAAGGGTGTCATCAGGAACTTTGGTTGATACTGTACTGACCGTGTCAATCTTCCAGAGTCCGGAGTCTAAAAGAGCCTGTAATGTCTCACTATCTGCCCGCTCCCATACCCGGCTGTCTGAATCGATATCAGGATAGACCAGATACAGTTTGGGCGGGGATGGCACATTTTTGAGAGAACTGATGACCTCACGTATCTCACTTCCTTCTCCTGAATGGATGAATATCAAAAAATCCGGATTATCTGTCAGTAATCGTCCGACTGCATCAGGAATCTCCTCCGTGGTGTTATATGTTTCTGCTCCCGTAACGGCTATCCCCTGTTCTATGGCCCAGTAGGGAATCCAGTCATAAAATGTCTCTCCATATGAACTGTTTATGGTGAGGATCGAGACATACTTCCCGTCATGGGCTTTGATATGCTGCATCATGACTGCAGTGGTCTCCCCGTCATTTGTTATGGTCCGCCATACCCCTCCGGTTCCTGCATAGGCACGATACATCTCATCAGATGAAGCAGTCGGTGAGATGAGCACCCTATGATTTTTTATGAATATTTCTGATACCTGAAAGACTTCATCTGAAGTATATGGGCCGATAACCACCCGTATCCTGGGATCACGGACAAAATAATCCGCATACGTCATGATATCACCAAGCCGTGTATCCCGGAGAATTAACTCAAGCGGTCTTCCACCAATTCCTCCTCCTGCATTGATCTGGTCCCTGGCAAGGGTTATGGCATCATATAAGGGCTGCCCCTCCGGTCCGGAAAGGGGGAGAAGTACTCCCATGTATATTGGTTCAGTATCGGCACAAGCCGTCGATGAGCAGAGAATGAATAAGAAAAAAAGTTGAATGCACCAAAATGAGGATATTATAACTGATTTATTATGCATAGATGGTCCATTGTCTTTCATATAGTAATGCGGACCTTTCAGATAAATTTCCCTGTTTTACATGATTATAAATACATGGAAAATATCAGAGAAAATAGAAAATAAAGAAGAGTCAGGGATTTACCCCCTTCATCGGGCGATGGCAGTATACTGCCCACTATCCTCATCAGGTGTAACGACAACCCTGATCGTACGCTTACTCCCGTCTGCCGTCTGTTTTGGTGAATAATATCCCAGCGTGTATGTATGTGTAATAATCCCCTGGATATTGTTGAGAATTGTTGAAAATTCTTCCCCATGAATGTCAATAAAGAGACCACTTCCGCCGAGGGCCTTTACCAGCTCCCTTTTATCATTCTGCTCGTTAAATGCACCAGAGACGGTCGTCGGCCCGACAAGGACAAAACTTGTTCCGTTATTGAGCAAATTCTCCGCAGTTTCAGAGATGATATACTGTGAAAATGGAGAGCCATCACCCCGGTAGTGGGTCAGGTCATCGGTTATATCAATGATCATATGCTGTGCATCTGACCTGAATCCCATCTCCAGGGCAGCTTCAATGGCATCAAGGTTTGCTTCCGGTGCATCAAACCCTTCGCTGGCATGTAATCCGTCAACGGCCTGCTGTATGACCAAGGGATCGGAAGTCCATTCCTGGTTTATGGTAACCGTGTCTTTAAAGCTGATGAGTGCATACCTGCAGTCAATCCCGGCGAGAGCGATACTTTTCGTCAGCCCCATAACTTTTTCTTTGGTTTCATTGATCTCGTCACTCATACTGCCGGTATCGTCAAAGAGGATGGCAAGATCTAGTTTTGATGTCGTGGACTGGTCTGAAAACGCGAATGAGGTGATATTCATGAGTTCATTATCCTCAAACACCTGGAAATCCTCCTGTTTGAGTGCCCCGTTCTTTCCTGCAGTGCTGTTAACCGTGACATAGGTCATGATATAGGGAAAGTTCACCCCGTTAATGCCGGTAATGTCTACAACAGAAGTTCCATACGTGCTGATGTCATCAATGTCCCGGATTTGTTGCTGGCCCTGCATTCCTGAAGTGTCTTTGGTCTCTGACGGTGCAGGAGAGAATATACGGTCTTTCTGAACTTTGAAAAGTCCGGTTGCTGAATCTGCACCAACTCTGATCTCAAGGGTGATTTTCTGGTCCTCGCCATACATTCGTGGAGTGAAATAACTGATGGTATAGGTATGGGTGATTATGGACTGGATTCTATCAAGGATGGTGGAGAATTCATCTCCATGGATGTCGATAAAGAGACCACTGCCTCCAAGTGCTTTCACGATCTCTTTTTTATCGGTATGCACGTTAAATCCGCCTGATACTGATGAAGGCCCGACCAGAATGTAACTGGTTCCGTTCTGCAGCAGGTGACTTGCGGTTTCAGGAATAGTATACTGAGAAAATTCTGTTCCGTCGCCCCGGTAATGGGTTATGCTGTCGGTGATGTCAAGGATCATGTGCTGGGCATCAGGCCTGAACCCTGACGAAAGGGCAGTTTCAATGGCATCAAGGTTTACTTCCGGTGCATCGTCTCCTCCATCCGCCTCAAGACTGTCAACAGCCTGTTTGATAAGACTCGGATCAGACGTCCATCCCTGCCGGACGGTGAGGGAATCGCGAAAACTAATGAGCATGTACCTGCTGTCAATATTCGCACTGTCGATGGCATCCGTCAGTTCATTAACCCGTGCTTTCATATCGGCAATCTCTTCGCTCATGCTCCCGGTCTCATCAAAGAGAATGGCAAGATCCAGTTTGGTCCGTGATGAAGTATCCGGAAACTGAACGGAGGTTATCTCCATCAGATCACCGTTTTCAAAGACCTGAAAGTCATCTGCAGTCAGGCTCCCCTCTCTTCCTTCCGGAGTGTTAACCGTGACATAGGTGATCACGTTGGGGAAGTTTACCGCGTTAATTCCGGTTATGCCAAGAACCTGTGATTCAGTGTCATTTGATCCTTCAGATGCAGCCACAATATGGGCTGTACAGGCAAGGATGCAGAGTCCGATGATAAGTATGATACGTGCTGCCGTTTTTTGATGCATGAAATACCTCCTTGAATTACAGGAGTATTGCATGTGGGCTGCATATATATTTCGAAATCATCCTGATGATCAATCATATAAAATTTAATTTTCTCCGGATTTTTTAAGATTCGAATGAAATTATAATTGTTCGGGACACTAAATATTATGCATGTCACAGGGCATCAGGTATATACAACGTCTTCAAAACTATAACCGTGCCCTTTTGATGGTACAGGAAGGGGTTCAATCATATACCTCGCGTCCTCTATCAAATATGGAAAAACAGGGGTTCATCAAATCCTTCGAATTTACGTATGAATTAGCTTGGAATCTGATGAGAGATTACTCTCTCTATCAGGGGCATCAGGAGATTCGAGGTTCTCGTGATGCCATCCGGCTTGCGTTATCAATGGATCTAATTTCTGATGGTGAAATATGGATGGATATGCTTGAATGTTGTTATATTACCTCACATACATATGATGAAAATACCGCAGAAGAGATTATGCAAAAGATAGCTTTCCGGTATTTCCCTGCTATGGTAGCATTTCAGGAGAAGATGAACAGGATTGCCAATGAAGGATAAATCTTCTTTCGGATTATCAGAGATCCAATTAGAACGAATCCGAAATTCATTAGCCCGATGTCCCCGATTAAATCAGGCCTTTATTTTTGGTTCACGGGCTCTTGGAACATATCGGAACGGTTCTGATATTGATATTGCCCTTGATGGAGAGGAACTGACGTTTGAGGATATACTCAGGCTCCATACCCGGATAGATGATCTGAATCTTCCATACTTTGTAGATCTTGTCCATATTCAGCGAATTGAAAACTCTAACCTTCTGGATCATATCAGGAGGGTTGGGAAAAAAATATTTTCTCGGTGGCCGAATTCTCATGATTGCCTATGAATATTTGGTTTTTTTGGGAGTGCTTTTTTTGGTAGTCGGGTCTGA from Methanospirillum hungatei JF-1 includes the following:
- a CDS encoding nucleotidyltransferase family protein produces the protein MKDKSSFGLSEIQLERIRNSLARCPRLNQAFIFGSRALGTYRNGSDIDIALDGEELTFEDILRLHTRIDDLNLPYFVDLVHIQRIENSNLLDHIRRVGKKIFSRWPNSHDCL
- a CDS encoding C13 family peptidase, giving the protein MGVLLPLSGPEGQPLYDAITLARDQINAGGGIGGRPLELILRDTRLGDIMTYADYFVRDPRIRVVIGPYTSDEVFQVSEIFIKNHRVLISPTASSDEMYRAYAGTGGVWRTITNDGETTAVMMQHIKAHDGKYVSILTINSSYGETFYDWIPYWAIEQGIAVTGAETYNTTEEIPDAVGRLLTDNPDFLIFIHSGEGSEIREVISSLKNVPSPPKLYLVYPDIDSDSRVWERADSETLQALLDSGLWKIDTVSTVSTKVPDDTLILMQKPWDLQFSEEYQAIAHGDTSGYVPEAYDAVLAGAQVMARFMAFPDISPKTAAMTVLTKGTGDSIPRTVQGIQAALDEILAGDIPILTGATGPLTFREEGTDRLIPWYETYQIQEGMVREDPIAYTRTTKSDVGLLLGLNESPDPAPDPTPHPPGEFWAVIGSLSHNWENYRHQADALTMYQYIRDQGVPDDHITLLVYDDIPTDTRNKKPGEVYHTPSVEEVRKDAIPDLTGELVNKGMFLDILTGKGSQAGDPLLKSDENSTVLIYLSSHGQPGGDIVVGDGSKYISPKELADALTEMKESGRFGQLLLVLESCFSGVIASEITTPGVVIITAAAPDETSKAATYDSELSNWLSDEFTSRLITILREPEFDGSIRHLYQNVYYNVRSSHPTISRGCESIDLPLTLFFGGTYDASE
- a CDS encoding VWA domain-containing protein, whose protein sequence is MHQKTAARIILIIGLCILACTAHIVAASEGSNDTESQVLGITGINAVNFPNVITYVTVNTPEGREGSLTADDFQVFENGDLMEITSVQFPDTSSRTKLDLAILFDETGSMSEEIADMKARVNELTDAIDSANIDSRYMLISFRDSLTVRQGWTSDPSLIKQAVDSLEADGGDDAPEVNLDAIETALSSGFRPDAQHMILDITDSITHYRGDGTEFSQYTIPETASHLLQNGTSYILVGPSSVSGGFNVHTDKKEIVKALGGSGLFIDIHGDEFSTILDRIQSIITHTYTISYFTPRMYGEDQKITLEIRVGADSATGLFKVQKDRIFSPAPSETKDTSGMQGQQQIRDIDDISTYGTSVVDITGINGVNFPYIMTYVTVNSTAGKNGALKQEDFQVFEDNELMNITSFAFSDQSTTSKLDLAILFDDTGSMSDEINETKEKVMGLTKSIALAGIDCRYALISFKDTVTINQEWTSDPLVIQQAVDGLHASEGFDAPEANLDAIEAALEMGFRSDAQHMIIDITDDLTHYRGDGSPFSQYIISETAENLLNNGTSFVLVGPTTVSGAFNEQNDKRELVKALGGSGLFIDIHGEEFSTILNNIQGIITHTYTLGYYSPKQTADGSKRTIRVVVTPDEDSGQYTAIAR
- a CDS encoding nucleotidyltransferase substrate binding protein: MSQGIRYIQRLQNYNRALLMVQEGVQSYTSRPLSNMEKQGFIKSFEFTYELAWNLMRDYSLYQGHQEIRGSRDAIRLALSMDLISDGEIWMDMLECCYITSHTYDENTAEEIMQKIAFRYFPAMVAFQEKMNRIANEG